The genomic window GACGCGGCCGCACACTCAGCGCGGGCACGGGCCAGCAACCTTCTTCGAAAGCTGGCCGGTCGAAACTCAGACAACTGACGTAGTCGGGGATACAGCGACGCCGCCAGGTTCTTATAAAAAGGTCTCGGGGGGCGGCGACGGGCTCTGCTGCGAAACTCCGCCCCCCTGCGCCTGGAATCGGGGCGCAGCCTTGCACACCCTAGCCCCCGATGGGGTACATGCCCGGCGGGCAGCCGCCCTGGGCATGTGCAATCTTGGAGCAAATCACTCCAACCAGCAGCAACGGGATAGCAAGGATTGCGGGAATCATAGTTCCTTCCAGAAGCTACAGTCAGTCAACTGCATTGCGCGGCTGGATTACAGAATGCTGGCGTTACGCATTGGCTCACATAAACCAACAGCTCATCTGCAACTAGTACTCCCGGAAAACTGGCTCAGAGCACTCGGTATGCGAGATTACGCAACGCCCCCCGCCCGCATCATTGCAACTTGCCAGTGCATTCTTCTTTGCTGTAGCCAGATCCACCGCCGTATTGACGGAGCCTCTGCCCTTTCCGGAATTCGGCACGGAGAATGCCACGCACTGATTGTAATAGGTGAGCGATGTCTTGCAGTCCCTGGCACCTTCCGACTCGCAAATGCGCCGCGCCTCGGTCTCGGCAGCAGCCTCGCTCGTCTTGTTCGCCGACGTACCTATCAGATCGGACGTTGGCGACTGCACCACCGCTCCCCACCTGGTCAACCACTCACCTGAAGGCCTCGGCGGCTGTGGCACGCCACCCTGGGCCGGCCCTCCACCCGAAGAGCCCCCCGGAATCGGAGCGCAGCCCTGCACACCCTGACCACCGATGGGATAGTA from Stenotrophomonas sp. 704A1 includes these protein-coding regions:
- a CDS encoding DUF4189 domain-containing protein — encoded protein: MECVMRRISVLAVSLVSLALSASAFAEGNCPSGYYPIGGQGVQGCAPIPGGSSGGGPAQGGVPQPPRPSGEWLTRWGAVVQSPTSDLIGTSANKTSEAAAETEARRICESEGARDCKTSLTYYNQCVAFSVPNSGKGRGSVNTAVDLATAKKNALASCNDAGGGRCVISHTECSEPVFREY